From Leptospira fainei serovar Hurstbridge str. BUT 6, the proteins below share one genomic window:
- a CDS encoding FHA domain-containing protein produces the protein MRTILQISLILLSLLVQSVSAERNGFVLEEVNISSYPNVELKVKENRRSSLNREILFIREQKASQIRRVDNPEIIQPDGTRPIHIHLIVQMSNSFDSNVQGTEILKRIVDAAGEEDRFSFAFFTDDVFLPKTDLSKTEAAKEAKLPGGKTNYNTPSNLDYVFQKISPNIGRQDYILLLFFDNEFRPSPDARRGAYLKDIPLNVLGVASEGSGYLAERYGGSFYSINRSDSLSQVLTNLEFFRKKPWSVKYESPFRDDWRFGDEDKVRVEVETQNAGKLLYEYKLPWMTRTILFLLHPGVFLPTIGFLLVLTMVAFLVVLRRNGKSPGSASNSVAEERLHAIDEEQDAYRKMYGDQYQLLYSEENRIQTDRLTPIAVKEFEDGEAYEKATLILKEGRNPGKQYSLLKSQTTIGNSELADLVLYEQGVGGSHARIRRVRNRYILYDLVSESGTFLNGKKILRPRILYDFDEIGIGKALLVFRGK, from the coding sequence ATGCGGACAATCCTGCAGATTAGTCTTATTTTACTGTCGCTTTTAGTTCAGAGCGTTTCCGCCGAGAGGAACGGGTTTGTATTAGAAGAGGTCAATATATCCTCTTACCCGAACGTCGAGTTAAAAGTGAAGGAGAATAGGAGGTCCTCGCTAAATCGAGAAATTCTCTTTATTCGGGAGCAAAAAGCTTCGCAAATTCGACGAGTAGATAATCCGGAAATCATCCAGCCGGACGGCACTAGGCCGATACATATCCATTTGATTGTCCAGATGTCGAATTCTTTCGATTCAAATGTTCAAGGAACTGAAATTCTTAAACGGATCGTAGACGCGGCGGGAGAAGAAGATCGCTTTAGCTTTGCATTCTTTACCGACGACGTCTTTTTACCCAAGACCGATTTAAGCAAGACCGAGGCCGCTAAAGAAGCGAAACTTCCGGGCGGTAAAACGAACTATAATACTCCATCTAATTTGGATTACGTGTTTCAAAAAATTTCACCGAATATCGGAAGACAAGATTATATCTTATTGTTGTTTTTCGATAATGAATTTCGGCCCTCGCCTGACGCTCGCCGCGGCGCTTATTTAAAAGATATACCGCTGAATGTTCTCGGGGTTGCCTCGGAAGGATCCGGCTATTTGGCGGAAAGATACGGCGGCTCTTTTTATTCCATTAACCGATCCGATTCGCTCAGTCAAGTTCTTACTAATCTCGAGTTTTTTCGTAAAAAACCGTGGAGCGTAAAATACGAGTCTCCGTTCCGGGACGATTGGCGTTTTGGAGACGAAGATAAAGTTCGAGTAGAGGTGGAGACTCAAAATGCGGGAAAGCTTTTGTATGAATATAAACTTCCCTGGATGACTCGCACTATTCTCTTTCTACTTCACCCGGGTGTTTTCCTTCCTACGATAGGCTTTCTATTGGTTTTAACCATGGTGGCTTTTTTGGTCGTCTTAAGAAGAAATGGAAAATCGCCCGGAAGCGCATCCAACTCCGTTGCCGAAGAAAGATTGCATGCGATCGACGAGGAACAGGATGCATATCGAAAAATGTACGGCGACCAATACCAATTATTGTACTCCGAAGAAAACCGGATTCAAACGGATCGATTGACCCCGATCGCAGTCAAGGAATTCGAAGATGGTGAAGCATACGAAAAAGCGACCTTGATTTTAAAAGAAGGGCGGAATCCCGGTAAGCAATATTCATTGTTAAAAAGCCAAACTACGATCGGAAATTCGGAATTGGCCGATTTGGTTCTCTATGAACAAGGAGTCGGTGGAAGTCATGCTCGAATTCGTCGGGTAAGAAACCGTTATATATTGTACGATCTGGTATCCGAATCAGGAACCTTCTTAAACGGTAAAAAAATTCTGCGTCCTAGGATACTCTATGATTTTGACGAGATTGGAATCGGAAAAGCTCTCCTCGTATTTCGCGGAAAATAG